A genomic segment from Polyangium mundeleinium encodes:
- a CDS encoding serine/threonine-protein kinase, which yields MKSGDLLGGKYRLEQAIGQGAMGAVWAAYDHTMNRKVALKLILPQQKEHLTNDLRQRLLREARACGKLYHRNIVQIFDVGETPQGEPFLVLELLQGQTLGDLLKEKRRIEPAMAARIAGEIASGLAVAHAAQVIHRDLKPANIFLHREPGMPEDTFVSKILDFGVCKNLDSVDSVATQTGTAVGSPAYMSPEQVGMRKDLDHRTDIWSIGIVLYEMLTGSRPFTGSVQDVIRHILITPVPPPSSKVRDVPTEFDEVVARCTAAKRDARFPSTDELARTLLAIAGMPRPMTRKPTFTGVGQPIPQTPAPERKPTFTGVEAAPPPPMSSPERKPMFTPMDVTVPLPNPAPRVAIAASTEDEDESDLAATMPLQGRMLANMRRPAPSAARGEDASTGTQLLQPNLPIASPAPAWKEEMHQAIAAHRQSSFSLEPPVSEQAGNGQTQMITPEIRATLAGGRVDHAGTTSAAGALSHGTGGYPAPPMPLMMDPAVAGGRQKRGKGVLFGVMGAGVAAAIGVVGLLVVNAGKIGAGEEAASGKAAGPEAAKSAAAGSVGQELPRPPVKAEVAVQPTAQAEGTSVPAAVPSEVATAAPVVTAASTSVPAPPVASTAAALPTPTSTYKAPVTKPTTQVAKPAPATKKPECKTVGLFKKCN from the coding sequence ATGAAATCGGGCGATCTCCTCGGCGGCAAGTACCGGCTCGAACAGGCGATCGGTCAGGGTGCGATGGGAGCCGTGTGGGCGGCGTACGACCACACGATGAACCGCAAGGTCGCGCTCAAGCTGATCCTGCCGCAGCAGAAGGAGCACCTGACGAACGACCTGCGCCAGCGCCTGCTGCGCGAGGCGCGGGCGTGCGGGAAGTTGTACCATCGCAACATCGTCCAGATCTTCGACGTGGGCGAGACGCCGCAGGGAGAGCCGTTCCTCGTGCTCGAGCTCTTGCAGGGGCAAACCCTCGGCGACCTGCTGAAGGAGAAGCGGCGCATCGAGCCTGCGATGGCGGCGCGCATCGCGGGCGAGATTGCGAGTGGGCTCGCGGTCGCGCATGCCGCGCAAGTCATCCATCGAGATCTCAAGCCCGCGAACATCTTCCTCCACCGTGAACCTGGCATGCCCGAGGACACGTTCGTGTCGAAGATCCTCGACTTCGGCGTGTGCAAAAACCTCGACTCGGTGGACAGCGTCGCGACGCAAACGGGCACCGCCGTGGGGTCGCCCGCGTACATGAGCCCCGAGCAAGTGGGCATGCGCAAGGACCTCGATCACCGCACGGACATCTGGTCGATCGGGATCGTGCTCTACGAGATGCTGACGGGAAGCCGTCCGTTCACGGGCTCGGTGCAGGACGTGATCCGTCACATCCTGATCACGCCCGTGCCGCCGCCGTCGAGCAAGGTGCGCGACGTGCCAACGGAGTTCGACGAGGTCGTGGCGCGTTGCACGGCCGCGAAGCGAGACGCGCGGTTCCCGAGCACGGATGAGCTTGCGCGCACGCTGCTCGCGATCGCGGGGATGCCGCGCCCCATGACGCGCAAGCCGACGTTCACGGGTGTAGGCCAACCGATCCCGCAGACGCCGGCCCCCGAGCGCAAGCCGACGTTCACGGGCGTCGAGGCAGCACCGCCGCCACCCATGTCGAGCCCCGAGCGCAAGCCGATGTTCACGCCGATGGACGTGACCGTACCGTTGCCGAATCCCGCGCCGCGCGTGGCGATCGCAGCGAGCACGGAGGACGAGGACGAGAGCGATCTCGCCGCGACGATGCCGCTCCAGGGTCGGATGCTCGCGAACATGCGTCGTCCTGCGCCGTCGGCGGCGCGTGGAGAGGACGCGTCGACGGGGACGCAGCTCTTGCAGCCAAACCTGCCGATCGCGTCTCCAGCGCCCGCGTGGAAGGAAGAGATGCATCAGGCGATTGCTGCGCATCGGCAGTCGTCGTTCAGCCTGGAGCCGCCCGTGTCGGAGCAAGCGGGGAACGGGCAAACGCAGATGATCACGCCGGAGATCCGGGCGACGCTGGCGGGCGGGCGCGTGGATCACGCGGGGACGACGTCGGCGGCGGGCGCGCTTTCGCACGGGACGGGCGGGTATCCAGCGCCGCCGATGCCGCTGATGATGGATCCAGCGGTGGCTGGGGGGAGGCAGAAGCGTGGGAAGGGGGTGCTGTTTGGCGTGATGGGCGCGGGGGTGGCGGCAGCGATCGGGGTGGTCGGGTTGCTGGTGGTGAATGCGGGGAAGATCGGCGCGGGGGAGGAGGCGGCGAGCGGAAAGGCAGCGGGCCCCGAGGCGGCGAAGAGCGCGGCGGCGGGGTCGGTCGGGCAGGAGTTGCCGAGGCCTCCGGTGAAGGCGGAGGTGGCGGTGCAGCCGACGGCGCAGGCGGAGGGGACGAGTGTGCCGGCGGCGGTGCCGTCCGAGGTGGCGACGGCGGCGCCCGTCGTGACGGCTGCATCAACGTCGGTTCCCGCGCCGCCTGTGGCGTCGACGGCCGCGGCACTGCCCACGCCGACGTCTACGTACAAGGCGCCAGTGACGAAGCCGACGACGCAGGTGGCGAAGCCCGCGCCGGCAACGAAGAAGCCCGAATGCAAGACCGTCGGGTTGTTCAAGAAGTGCAACTAG
- a CDS encoding serine/threonine-protein kinase, protein MIAGSRLGGRYRLLRPLGEGAMGIVWEAEHIATSRRVAVKVLRVASPSHRYRLCREARLCGAIAHRNVVEVHDASETDVGEPYLVMQLLHGETLADRLRRKRRLEQPEAARIGRDIARALAAAHAKNIIHRDLKPSNVFLHQEPGTEGFVVKVLDFGVAKDLDADDTLVTERNGVVGTPAYMSPEQLASSHDVDARTDVYSLGVVLFEMLTGVRPVYPLELKEGHGLRLRPTPRVSDYVMNVDDELDDLVAYCLERDRQQRIAKATAVADRLDLYLALQACTAPRVRDTWPRMEPGRVPRDWQAPEPRITQPWNGSDGASWIPETLPSRRDGSTAAAMVRSHAAPTTTAAATMRLGPQTLNVLGGLMSLILVAVMVGDRMQRPAPMPAKAERGIASVTAELAVLQRPKCLDDPTLGDESRNAEKVQGTNPKKK, encoded by the coding sequence ATGATCGCCGGGAGCCGACTCGGAGGCAGGTATCGTTTGTTGCGCCCGCTCGGAGAGGGCGCGATGGGCATCGTGTGGGAGGCCGAGCACATCGCGACCTCTCGTCGTGTCGCCGTGAAGGTCCTCCGCGTCGCGTCCCCGAGCCATCGGTATCGATTGTGCCGGGAGGCGCGCCTCTGCGGCGCCATCGCGCATCGGAATGTCGTCGAGGTCCACGACGCTTCGGAGACGGACGTCGGCGAGCCGTACCTCGTGATGCAGCTCCTCCACGGCGAGACGCTCGCCGATCGCCTGCGCCGAAAGAGGCGCCTCGAACAACCGGAGGCTGCGCGGATCGGCCGCGACATCGCCCGCGCGCTCGCGGCGGCGCACGCGAAGAACATCATCCACCGCGACCTCAAGCCGTCGAACGTCTTCCTGCATCAAGAGCCCGGGACCGAAGGGTTCGTCGTGAAGGTCCTCGATTTCGGCGTGGCCAAGGACCTCGACGCGGACGACACGCTCGTGACCGAGCGCAACGGCGTCGTGGGAACGCCGGCCTACATGAGCCCCGAGCAGCTCGCGTCGTCGCACGACGTGGACGCGCGCACCGACGTTTATTCGCTCGGCGTCGTGCTTTTCGAGATGCTGACGGGCGTGCGTCCCGTCTATCCGCTCGAGCTGAAGGAGGGCCATGGCCTGCGCCTGCGTCCGACGCCGCGCGTCTCGGACTACGTGATGAACGTCGACGACGAGCTCGACGACCTCGTCGCGTATTGCCTGGAGCGAGACCGGCAGCAACGGATCGCGAAGGCCACCGCCGTGGCGGATCGGCTCGACCTGTATCTCGCGCTGCAAGCTTGCACGGCGCCACGCGTGAGGGACACATGGCCACGGATGGAACCAGGGCGTGTGCCCCGAGATTGGCAGGCGCCGGAGCCGCGGATCACGCAGCCCTGGAACGGGAGTGACGGCGCGTCGTGGATTCCCGAGACGCTGCCCTCACGGCGGGATGGATCGACGGCGGCGGCGATGGTCCGATCGCACGCCGCGCCGACGACAACGGCCGCGGCCACGATGCGTTTGGGGCCGCAAACGTTGAACGTGCTCGGGGGGCTCATGTCGCTGATCCTGGTGGCGGTGATGGTGGGGGATCGGATGCAAAGGCCGGCGCCGATGCCCGCGAAGGCGGAGCGGGGCATCGCGAGCGTGACGGCGGAGCTCGCGGTGCTGCAGCGGCCGAAGTGCTTGGATGATCCAACGCTCGGGGACGAATCGCGGAACGCAGAGAAGGTGCAGGGCACGAACCCGAAGAAGAAGTAG
- a CDS encoding peptidoglycan-binding domain-containing protein, translated as MTTLKLGDGFPKIRSELAPQVKQLQGMLKNWGYDVNESGHFDWATDGAVLHFQEKVVGLPKPDGKVTVDVGRTWKTLSQPVPAVLPGRSFTPDALYPVPFIDQFDEVHVIGAGQKGCFAAADTMLHAVGVQQAGKYETFRIITKETWKGDVPTQSIDPIALATGVVYLDAQLLLGRAVMLGVSYGDQPADPNKRVNEGLTEHWVVVFEKTSEGKYRFHDPATAHKAQGANREFSFDPTTKNLTAEGIPGQERGAAIGRRYYMTQIRKNLD; from the coding sequence ATGACCACCCTCAAGCTTGGTGACGGTTTTCCGAAGATTCGCTCGGAACTTGCGCCCCAGGTGAAGCAACTTCAAGGTATGCTAAAAAACTGGGGGTATGACGTCAACGAGAGCGGCCATTTTGATTGGGCGACCGACGGGGCCGTCCTCCACTTCCAGGAAAAAGTCGTGGGACTGCCGAAGCCGGACGGCAAGGTGACCGTCGACGTGGGAAGGACGTGGAAAACTCTGTCGCAACCCGTGCCGGCCGTGCTCCCTGGGCGATCCTTCACGCCGGATGCGCTCTATCCCGTGCCGTTCATCGACCAGTTCGATGAGGTCCACGTAATCGGGGCGGGACAGAAAGGCTGCTTCGCCGCGGCCGACACGATGCTACATGCCGTGGGGGTCCAACAGGCAGGAAAGTACGAGACGTTTCGGATCATCACCAAGGAGACGTGGAAGGGAGACGTGCCAACCCAGTCGATCGATCCGATCGCGTTGGCGACGGGCGTCGTGTATCTCGATGCACAGCTCTTGCTGGGCAGGGCGGTCATGCTTGGCGTAAGTTACGGAGATCAGCCTGCTGATCCCAACAAACGAGTAAACGAGGGGCTCACCGAGCACTGGGTTGTGGTCTTCGAGAAGACCAGTGAAGGGAAGTATCGTTTTCACGACCCGGCGACGGCCCACAAAGCGCAGGGGGCCAACAGGGAATTTAGCTTCGACCCCACGACCAAAAACCTCACTGCAGAAGGGATTCCCGGGCAAGAGCGAGGGGCGGCCATCGGGCGTCGGTACTACATGACTCAGATCCGGAAGAACCTCGATTAG
- a CDS encoding DUF2169 family type VI secretion system accessory protein: MELVCLCPLRASTFAWQAHSGTHALTVIVKATFVVEPGACSLAPAQEQVHEEDGHWNDDPARSVVTPSDKVPYKPRADVMLVGHAYTPGKQPARSVMTRLVVGELDKSIEVWCDRGFRVQDGQLLEGPRFTKMPLRWERAAGGPETNNPAGLRFDAAPDAYGMVSIPNLQPPGMFVSKRSDTFAPVCYGPVGGEWPARKQRLGRLAGTFSQAGWAERPLPEKLDPGYFQAAPPDQQVAEIRPNERIVLEGLHPEHARVVTNLPGVRPSVVVDRATGEREDVKLIADTLWIDTDRGVCCVVWRGTIGLRSADEAGRIAVRMEGAGTQANAAAAVEELAEDLLETIPPTALTAADGDEGEDLAAMTLVPAFGAKAAGPVMPFMGGERQRVTGAPAPKPGDAALPFGQPTGLAGLRAVDVAAVPVAGDQTMLPPMGRKAATPAPSATPIAPPAYVPPPPPVAAPRATAESVWASGGPSTAAPSRETIGSAAATAAAAAAAIATPSVDRASQEGAMAASNAAAGATPWSVPKRDLRPATTENEALGVEPAREMLQLLWYDPESIARMRRVPAWKKVFEELERSPRSREIEIVDGAREPWEIEDRQEVFQVLAKAPRTDGKGVDEALEGAIGEDGKFVPPMVLLAGEIEMPFDELEALKAAMSTAAPLVTAADEGLKAAVGVAKDFVQMPGLSAAPAVCEGLTTRIRDAFSREKKGLPADYLEQQMERVLLGGRHYQKREVFGGRFLRCLIWLPGEKGAIVGYLPEEVGKKVPMWRRWRGRVVGEVWPAQDQYEAGPVTVRGMALARGTIRPKTR, encoded by the coding sequence ATGGAACTCGTTTGTCTCTGTCCCCTTCGCGCGTCGACGTTTGCCTGGCAAGCCCATTCCGGGACGCATGCACTGACGGTGATTGTCAAGGCTACTTTCGTAGTAGAACCGGGCGCATGCTCGCTCGCGCCGGCGCAGGAGCAGGTGCACGAGGAGGACGGGCACTGGAACGACGATCCGGCGCGGAGCGTGGTCACGCCGAGCGACAAAGTGCCATACAAGCCGCGGGCGGACGTGATGCTCGTCGGGCACGCGTATACGCCGGGAAAACAGCCGGCGCGCTCGGTGATGACGCGGCTCGTCGTGGGAGAGCTCGACAAATCGATCGAGGTCTGGTGCGATCGAGGGTTCCGCGTGCAGGACGGGCAGCTCCTCGAGGGTCCGCGATTCACGAAGATGCCGCTCCGGTGGGAGCGCGCGGCGGGCGGGCCGGAAACGAACAATCCAGCGGGGCTCCGGTTTGACGCGGCGCCGGATGCGTATGGAATGGTGTCGATCCCGAATTTGCAACCGCCGGGGATGTTTGTGTCCAAACGATCGGATACGTTTGCCCCGGTGTGTTATGGGCCGGTTGGGGGGGAGTGGCCGGCGCGGAAGCAGCGGCTCGGTCGTTTGGCGGGGACATTTTCGCAGGCGGGGTGGGCGGAGAGGCCGCTGCCGGAGAAGCTGGATCCGGGGTATTTCCAGGCGGCGCCGCCGGATCAGCAGGTGGCGGAGATCCGGCCGAACGAGCGGATCGTGCTGGAAGGGTTGCATCCGGAGCATGCGCGGGTGGTGACGAATTTGCCGGGGGTGCGGCCGAGCGTGGTGGTGGATCGGGCGACAGGGGAACGGGAGGACGTAAAGCTGATCGCGGATACGTTGTGGATTGACACGGACCGCGGGGTATGCTGCGTGGTTTGGCGGGGAACGATCGGCCTGCGGAGCGCAGACGAAGCCGGGCGGATTGCGGTGCGGATGGAGGGAGCGGGAACGCAGGCGAACGCGGCGGCGGCGGTCGAGGAGCTCGCGGAGGATTTGCTGGAGACGATTCCGCCAACAGCACTCACGGCAGCGGACGGAGACGAGGGGGAGGACCTCGCGGCGATGACGCTGGTGCCCGCATTTGGGGCGAAGGCGGCGGGGCCGGTGATGCCGTTCATGGGTGGCGAACGGCAACGGGTGACGGGGGCACCTGCTCCGAAGCCGGGGGACGCGGCATTGCCGTTCGGGCAGCCGACAGGTTTGGCGGGGCTCCGGGCGGTGGACGTCGCAGCGGTGCCGGTGGCGGGGGACCAGACGATGCTTCCGCCCATGGGGAGAAAGGCTGCGACGCCGGCCCCGAGCGCGACGCCGATAGCGCCTCCGGCGTACGTGCCGCCGCCTCCACCGGTGGCGGCTCCGCGCGCGACGGCGGAGAGCGTGTGGGCCTCGGGCGGGCCGAGCACGGCGGCGCCGTCGCGGGAAACGATTGGTTCGGCCGCGGCGACCGCGGCTGCTGCGGCGGCGGCGATTGCGACGCCGAGTGTAGATCGCGCGAGCCAGGAGGGCGCAATGGCCGCGTCGAATGCGGCGGCCGGTGCGACGCCGTGGAGCGTGCCGAAGCGGGATTTGCGTCCGGCGACCACCGAGAACGAGGCGCTGGGTGTCGAACCGGCGCGGGAGATGTTGCAGCTCCTCTGGTACGACCCGGAGAGCATCGCGCGAATGCGGCGGGTCCCCGCGTGGAAGAAGGTATTCGAGGAGCTTGAGCGGAGTCCGCGATCACGAGAGATCGAGATTGTGGATGGAGCACGCGAGCCGTGGGAGATCGAAGATCGGCAAGAGGTGTTTCAGGTCCTCGCCAAGGCACCACGTACCGACGGCAAGGGTGTGGACGAGGCGCTGGAGGGCGCGATCGGGGAGGACGGGAAGTTCGTCCCGCCGATGGTGTTGCTGGCGGGGGAGATTGAGATGCCGTTCGACGAGCTGGAGGCGCTCAAGGCGGCGATGTCGACGGCGGCTCCGCTGGTGACGGCGGCGGACGAAGGGCTGAAGGCGGCGGTGGGGGTGGCGAAGGATTTCGTGCAGATGCCGGGGTTATCAGCGGCACCGGCGGTGTGCGAGGGGTTGACGACGCGGATACGGGATGCGTTTTCGCGGGAGAAGAAGGGGTTGCCAGCGGATTATTTGGAGCAGCAGATGGAGAGGGTGCTGCTCGGGGGGAGGCATTACCAGAAGAGAGAGGTGTTCGGGGGGAGGTTCTTGCGGTGTTTGATCTGGTTGCCGGGGGAGAAGGGGGCGATCGTGGGGTATTTGCCGGAGGAGGTGGGGAAAAAAGTGCCGATGTGGAGGCGGTGGCGGGGGAGGGTCGTTGGGGAGGTTTGGCCGGCGCAGGATCAGTATGAGGCGGGCCCTGTGACTGTCAGGGGTATGGCGCTCGCGAGGGGAACGATCCGACCGAAGACGCGATGA
- a CDS encoding serine/threonine-protein kinase, translating into MKAGSTIGKKYRLVRAIGAGTMGTVWAAEEIDTRREVALKLLSKSTTELRQRFLREVRLSSRLSHPNIVRLLDAGETDDGEPYLALELLSGESLADMLKNKRRIEPKVAARIARDIANALEAAHQAKIMHRDLKPANVFLHRAPGAGEDEFVVKVLDFGVAKSLGPTEETQATMTGMVIGSPGYMSPEQVGLRADIDHRTDLWSLGILLYELLAGVRPFSGSLQDVVRQVLIAPIPPISARVRDVPPELEDIVMRCLERDRDKRVANAAELVALLTPLVESSRIWRAPSSAAISAPRPSQSSPLLAPPDTTPEGTAFLQANAPTPDPLPPWRREMQESLSAHRRTSTLTAGIPLPAAELTAPPTVREEPVTSTTTIPRRRQGRTILLLSFGLGAAAMLALVLLVVVIGLPGSDPANATQAPTATTVADAPTPHPTAPLERAEPTTPPTPTPPPASTQTAAPSATPAPTVAAPPSSSAQVVAAAKPTSTYTPLPPCTLTLRVGCRNVNKAKGTFAPSGL; encoded by the coding sequence ATGAAAGCTGGAAGTACGATCGGGAAGAAGTACCGCCTCGTCCGGGCCATCGGCGCAGGCACGATGGGCACGGTCTGGGCCGCGGAGGAGATCGACACGCGCCGCGAGGTCGCGCTCAAGTTGCTCTCGAAGTCGACGACGGAGCTCCGGCAGCGCTTCCTGCGCGAGGTGCGGCTCTCGTCGCGCTTGTCGCACCCGAACATCGTGCGCCTGCTCGATGCAGGCGAGACCGACGACGGCGAGCCGTACCTCGCGCTCGAGCTCCTCTCGGGCGAGTCGCTCGCCGACATGCTCAAGAACAAGCGGCGCATCGAGCCGAAGGTTGCCGCGCGGATCGCCCGCGACATCGCGAACGCCCTCGAAGCGGCACATCAGGCGAAGATCATGCACCGTGATCTGAAGCCCGCGAACGTCTTCCTCCACCGCGCGCCGGGCGCGGGCGAAGACGAGTTCGTGGTGAAGGTGCTCGACTTCGGCGTCGCGAAAAGCCTCGGTCCGACCGAAGAGACGCAGGCAACCATGACGGGCATGGTGATCGGCTCTCCCGGCTACATGAGCCCCGAGCAGGTCGGGCTTCGCGCGGACATCGACCATCGCACGGATCTCTGGTCACTCGGGATCCTGCTCTACGAGCTGCTCGCGGGCGTTCGCCCCTTCAGCGGGTCGCTGCAGGATGTGGTGCGCCAGGTGCTGATCGCGCCCATCCCGCCGATTTCGGCGCGGGTGCGCGACGTGCCGCCGGAGCTCGAGGACATCGTGATGCGCTGCCTCGAACGAGACCGCGACAAGCGCGTCGCGAACGCCGCCGAGCTCGTCGCGCTGCTCACGCCGCTCGTGGAGTCGAGCCGGATCTGGCGGGCTCCGTCGAGCGCCGCAATCTCCGCGCCGCGGCCCTCGCAGTCGTCGCCCCTGCTCGCGCCGCCCGACACGACGCCCGAGGGCACGGCCTTTTTGCAGGCGAACGCGCCCACGCCCGATCCGCTACCGCCGTGGCGACGCGAGATGCAGGAGTCGCTCTCCGCGCACCGGCGAACCTCGACATTGACGGCGGGGATTCCCCTGCCTGCCGCAGAGCTCACCGCGCCGCCGACGGTGCGCGAAGAGCCCGTGACGAGCACCACGACGATCCCACGGCGCAGGCAGGGCCGTACGATCCTGCTCTTGTCGTTCGGGCTCGGCGCGGCGGCCATGCTCGCGCTCGTCCTGCTTGTCGTCGTGATCGGGCTGCCCGGGAGCGACCCCGCGAACGCAACGCAGGCGCCGACGGCCACCACCGTCGCAGATGCACCGACCCCTCATCCGACGGCTCCGCTGGAGCGAGCAGAGCCGACGACGCCCCCGACGCCAACGCCCCCGCCCGCCTCGACGCAGACGGCTGCTCCGAGCGCGACGCCCGCACCCACCGTCGCGGCGCCGCCGTCGTCCTCCGCGCAGGTGGTGGCGGCCGCGAAGCCCACGTCGACGTACACGCCGCTGCCGCCGTGCACGCTGACGCTCCGGGTCGGGTGCAGGAACGTGAACAAGGCGAAAGGCACGTTTGCCCCGTCAGGACTCTGA
- a CDS encoding GTPase domain-containing protein: protein MTTVFIIIGIIITALVVVLIVLGMRASKLTEELEAAEMKHQSLAAANRELQTQVTTLDGDNKKKIGWLDHMEEELNWHKAELEKRPKIDRKVYRILTLGMKATGKSSLTLKWSNPLVDLGTIEGTKIERYERTVSHVRNKDTLVEHVFEVHDWGGEHIVDAQQELIIEEIHGLLMVVDLGGKDARQVDTNRIGEQLNEFNPQALKYFFSPKTVASCKSVVLFINKSDLIPGSPAQAEAQARALYTPLIDSLRQYATQIDVKVLVGSASYGHSTHVLFSHFVEQILPKSAYDHQLLQRMKSEFRSRASTVTPGMNAPTSQSQPQFPAPQIPHAQPPPSNGHPQMPAPQHYGQAAQHAPAPQAAPQGFGPRPPAFGPPKLNVKGTMPIEDLNPMEVTAPLLNRQPPPRRG from the coding sequence ATGACGACGGTCTTCATCATCATCGGCATCATCATCACGGCGCTGGTCGTCGTCTTGATCGTCCTCGGCATGCGCGCCTCGAAGCTCACGGAGGAGCTCGAAGCGGCCGAGATGAAGCACCAGTCGCTCGCCGCGGCGAACCGTGAGCTCCAGACGCAAGTCACGACGCTCGACGGCGACAACAAGAAGAAGATCGGCTGGCTCGACCACATGGAAGAGGAGCTCAACTGGCACAAGGCCGAGCTCGAGAAGCGGCCGAAGATCGACCGCAAGGTCTACCGGATCCTGACGCTCGGCATGAAGGCGACGGGCAAGAGCTCGCTGACGCTGAAGTGGTCGAACCCGCTCGTGGACCTCGGGACGATCGAGGGGACGAAGATCGAGCGGTACGAGCGCACCGTGAGCCACGTGCGGAACAAGGACACGCTCGTCGAGCACGTGTTCGAGGTGCACGACTGGGGCGGTGAGCACATCGTGGACGCGCAGCAGGAGCTCATCATCGAGGAGATTCACGGGCTCTTGATGGTCGTCGATCTCGGCGGCAAGGACGCGCGGCAGGTCGACACGAACCGCATCGGCGAGCAGCTCAACGAGTTCAACCCGCAGGCGCTGAAGTACTTCTTCAGCCCGAAGACGGTGGCGTCGTGCAAGAGCGTGGTGCTCTTCATCAACAAGAGCGACCTCATCCCGGGCTCGCCCGCGCAAGCGGAGGCGCAGGCGAGGGCGCTCTACACGCCGCTCATCGACAGCCTGCGGCAATACGCGACGCAGATCGACGTGAAGGTGCTCGTGGGGTCGGCGAGCTACGGGCACTCGACGCACGTCCTTTTCTCGCACTTCGTCGAGCAGATCCTCCCGAAGTCGGCCTACGACCACCAGCTTTTGCAGCGCATGAAGTCGGAGTTCCGGTCGCGCGCTTCGACAGTCACGCCCGGGATGAACGCGCCCACGTCGCAATCGCAGCCGCAGTTCCCGGCGCCGCAAATCCCGCACGCGCAGCCGCCGCCGTCGAATGGGCACCCGCAGATGCCGGCGCCGCAGCATTACGGGCAGGCTGCGCAGCACGCGCCCGCGCCGCAGGCGGCCCCGCAGGGCTTCGGGCCGCGGCCGCCCGCGTTCGGCCCGCCAAAGCTGAACGTCAAGGGGACGATGCCAATTGAGGACCTCAACCCGATGGAAGTCACGGCGCCACTCTTGAATCGCCAGCCACCTCCGCGGCGGGGTTGA
- a CDS encoding PEGA domain-containing protein: protein MFRSDGLNALRKRSRGATWVLVAYVVSASGGEVWAQGNAVPPTAGSAQPATTPTARAPEAPATPEADKHFEKGRALVDNDKWADAYGEFRAAYEVSPEPKYLAALIRAEIVTGRKPDAATHLVLLLRQRHQLNGPTVTQAEQTLAELRERLGVVRIAVNVEGAEVLVDGKVVGRSPMEGECFVAAGSHTFEARKAGLVLAQGPRAVEVKGGTTLPVEMTLVAKKDEPGKVGGPNKALVYAGIGLAGALAVVGVGTAIGAAVAEQKSLDDWNADNCTAAPKDACYSNFDEQENKRFLLGNTAVWTFIGAGAVGVGTLVYALIAKKPAENSPKPTVTVAPAVGGVVVLGTF from the coding sequence ATGTTCAGGAGCGACGGGTTGAATGCGCTGAGAAAGCGGAGCCGAGGTGCCACTTGGGTTCTCGTAGCGTACGTGGTGAGCGCAAGCGGGGGCGAGGTGTGGGCGCAGGGGAACGCCGTTCCGCCGACGGCGGGATCGGCGCAGCCAGCCACGACGCCGACGGCGAGGGCACCAGAGGCGCCAGCAACCCCGGAGGCCGACAAGCATTTCGAGAAGGGGCGCGCGCTCGTCGACAATGACAAGTGGGCCGACGCGTACGGGGAATTTCGGGCGGCGTACGAGGTGTCGCCGGAGCCGAAGTATCTGGCGGCGTTGATCAGGGCAGAGATCGTGACGGGGCGGAAGCCGGATGCGGCGACACATCTAGTGCTCCTACTGCGTCAGAGGCATCAGCTCAACGGCCCGACGGTGACGCAGGCCGAGCAAACACTCGCGGAGCTGCGGGAGAGGCTCGGGGTAGTTCGCATAGCGGTGAACGTCGAGGGGGCGGAGGTGCTCGTCGACGGGAAGGTGGTGGGGAGGTCGCCGATGGAGGGCGAGTGCTTCGTGGCGGCCGGGTCCCACACGTTCGAGGCGAGGAAGGCAGGGCTCGTGCTCGCGCAGGGACCCAGGGCGGTCGAGGTGAAGGGAGGGACGACGTTGCCGGTGGAAATGACGCTGGTGGCGAAGAAGGACGAGCCGGGGAAGGTCGGGGGGCCGAACAAGGCGTTGGTATATGCGGGGATTGGGCTGGCGGGGGCACTGGCGGTCGTCGGGGTGGGGACGGCGATTGGGGCCGCCGTCGCGGAGCAAAAAAGCCTGGACGACTGGAATGCAGACAATTGCACTGCGGCCCCGAAGGACGCGTGTTATTCCAATTTCGACGAGCAGGAGAACAAGCGGTTCCTGCTCGGGAACACCGCGGTCTGGACGTTCATCGGCGCGGGGGCGGTAGGCGTCGGGACGCTGGTGTACGCGCTGATCGCAAAGAAGCCGGCCGAGAATTCGCCAAAGCCGACGGTGACGGTGGCGCCGGCCGTGGGTGGTGTGGTCGTTCTGGGGACGTTCTGA